One part of the Vicia villosa cultivar HV-30 ecotype Madison, WI linkage group LG6, Vvil1.0, whole genome shotgun sequence genome encodes these proteins:
- the LOC131610148 gene encoding F-box/kelch-repeat protein SKIP30-like, whose product MSALIEGLPDAVAIRCLARVPFYLHPKLEVVSRSWKAAIRSPEISRIRQEIASSEDLLCVCAFDPENVWQLYDPLRDIWITLPVLPSKIRHLAHFGVVSVAGKLFVIGGGSDAVDPSTGDHDGCFATDEVWSYDPIIQQWAPRASMLVPRSMFACCVLNGKIVVAGGFTSCRKTISQAEIYDPEKDFWTPIPDLHRTHNSACSGIVIGGKMHVLHKDMSTVQVLDNAGARWIVEDCDWLQGPMAVVQDALCVMSNGFIMKQDREGKKIISSATDFKQRIGFAMIGLGDDLYMIGGVIGPDRWNWDIKPLSNVDVLTLGSERPIWRQTAPMTRCRGTIVGCTIMRI is encoded by the coding sequence ATGTCTGCACTGATTGAAGGACTTCCTGATGCTGTTGCAATAAGGTGTCTTGCACGTGTTCCCTTTTACCTCCACCCAAAGTTAGAGGTTGTCTCTCGTTCTTGGAAAGCAGCCATTCGTAGTCCAGAAATATCAAGAATCCGACAGGAGATTGCTTCATCTGAGGATCTCTTGTGTGTCTGTGCTTTTGATCCAGAGAATGTATGGCAACTGTATGACCCTCTAAGAGATATCTGGATTACCCTTCCTGTTCTTCCCTCAAAGATCAGGCACCTTGCTCACTTTGGTGTCGTATCTGTAGCTGGAAAATTGTTTGTCATTGGCGGTGGAAGTGATGCTGTTGATCCATCGACTGGTGATCACGATGGATGCTTTGCAACCGATGAAGTCTGGTCATATGACCCCATAATCCAACAGTGGGCTCCGCGGGCTTCAATGCTTGTTCCCCGTTCTATGTTTGCATGCTGTGTTTTAAATGGAAAAATTGTTGTCGCCGGGGGATTCACTAGCTGTAGAAAAACAATATCTCAAGCAGAAATATATGACCCCGAGAAGGATTTTTGGACTCCAATCCCTGATCTTCACCGCACACATAATTCAGCCTGTTCTGGAATAGTGATTGGTGGAAAGATGCATGTACTGCACAAGGATATGTCAACGGTGCAAGTTTTAGACAATGCAGGGGCTAGATGGATTGTGGAGGACTGTGATTGGCTTCAAGGTCCAATGGCAGTAGTCCAGGATGCACTTTGTGTTATGAGCAATGGATTTATCATGAAGCAAGACAGAGAAGGGAAAAAGATTATAAGTTCAGCAACAGATTTTAAACAGAGAATTGGGTTTGCAATGATTGGACTAGGCGATGATTTATACATGATTGGGGGCGTCATTGGACCTGACAGATGGAATTGGGACATTAAACCTTTATCGAATGTTGATGTTCTGACACTTGGGAGTGAGAGACCAATTTGGCGCCAAACAGCTCCAATGACACGGTGCCGTGGTACCATTGTTGGTTGTACAATCATGAGAATTTAG